One window of the Prinia subflava isolate CZ2003 ecotype Zambia chromosome 25, Cam_Psub_1.2, whole genome shotgun sequence genome contains the following:
- the MPZL1 gene encoding myelin protein zero-like protein 1 isoform X3 → MFVENGTDAKLPCTFTSLEVISSAASVSWSFQPEGAATRISFFYYSNGKSYPGKDIPFKDRITWAGDLNKKDASITISNMQFRDNGTYICDVKNPPDIVVKPGEIRVRVVEKDSLPAFPIATVAGIAIGTVTGLSSLISIVVCLVIRKNNSKKRYSGCSTSESLMSPVKQAPQKAPSDTEGLVNSVPARSHQGPVIYAQLDHSGGQHSDKINKSESVVYADIRKN, encoded by the exons ATGTTTGTGGAGAACGGGACGGACGCGAAGCTCCCGTGCACGTTCACGTCCCTCGAGGTGATCAGCAGCGCCGCCTCTGTCTCCTGGAGCTTCCAGCCAGAGGGAGCAGCCACCCGGATCTCA TTTTTCTATTACTCAAATGGGAAGTCATACCCTGGAAAGGACATACCATTTAAAGACAGGATCACTTGGGCTGGAGATCTAAACAAGAAAGATGCTTCTATCACTATATCAAACATGCAGTTCCGGGACAACGGCACGTACATTTGTGATGTCAAGAACCCACCTGACATTGTTGTCAAACCAGGAGAAATTCGAGTTAGAGTTGTGGAGAAAG ACAGCCTGCCTGCGTTCCCCATTGCCACCGTGGCAGGGATAGCCATCGGTACGGTTACAGGTCTCTCATCGCTCATCTCTATTGTCGTGTGTCTTGTCATCAGAAAGAACAACTCTAAAAAACGATACTCTGG CTGCAGTACCTCTGAGAGCTTGATGTCTCCGGTTAAGCAGGCTCCGCAGAAGGCGCCCTCCGACACAGAGGGCCTGGTAAACAGCGTGCCCGCCAGATCACACCAG GGCCCAGTCATTTACGCGCAGTTAGATCACTCCGGGGGACAGCACAGCGACAAGATCAACAAGTCAGAGTCTGTGGTCTACGCCGACATTCGCAAGAACTGA